From the genome of Nitrospinota bacterium:
CATTGTCCACAAAATTTGGAGCAGGAAGTTTTGCCAATTTAACGTCGCTTACTTTTTTACATTCCTTAAGCAAAGTGCCTGAACCAGGGCACTCATTAAGAATCGAAAAATGGTCCATTTTTTTCATCATTTCGCAAATATCAGCCTGCTTACACTTGGCAAATGAAGGAATCGGCTGGAGAAGTAAAATCATGAATGTCAAAAGCACGATTCGCATATTAAACTCCTGGTTCTTGAAAGTTTTCCTGAATAATGAAACACCTGTTTCGTTGATTTAATTATATTGATGAGGATACTATAAATTCAAAACTCACGGTAATAAAAATCAAATAATTTATTACTGGGGTGAGACGGTTTGCTTCAATCCGTGCTTCCGAAAGTGATTCGATGCAGTTCAGTGAATGCTTCTTTGCCTTTCATTTGAATAAAAAGATCAGTATTAACAATGCTATTACTGGATGAATCCAGGTTGATATTGATGACGGGAGTTCCCTGTCTTTGTAATTGGACAGCAATATAGTCATTGGTTGGAACCGCTCCTGAACTGCCTACAAGAACAACCAGATCAACTGGTTCCTGCAGGAACCTTTTGAAACTTCCCTCCTGCTCCGGGTGACCGATGTATTCCCCATCTCCGAACATGAGAATATGCGGACGGGCAATCCCCGTACAACTTTTGCAGACTGGATAATTAGAAGCTTTCATGGTACTCGTGTTCAGATCGCAGAGTGGGACCGAAAGTTCATCCCAAAACTGGTAGGTGCAGGTGTTTAGGCATTGTAACCTCCACATAGAGCCGTGGACTTCCAAGATGCGGTCTGCGGGGCAACCCGATCTTAAATGCATCCCATCAGTATTGGTCGTATGAATGAATCCATCCTGGGTTTCAAGCCACTTGTTGATAATTCGATAACCTTCATGTGGCTGGTTTTCTTCAGCATTCCTCCTTCGCCATTCGTAGAACGCCCATGCGTGAGGCAACTCGTTGCGAAATGCCCAGGGACTGGCAAGGTCTTGAGCTTCCAGATTTTTTTCCTTGAACGGTGGAAAGTTTTTCCAATAACCATCTTTGTCCCTAAATGTAGGGATATTGGAGTCGGCACTCATGCCAGCACTCGTTAAGAACAAGGTACGCCTGGACTTCCTGATCAAGTCCGATGACTTATGAAGAATTTCAAGCTTTTCCATCCCACTCCTCGTAAAACTGGTCAAGAAATACCTGCATGAATTGATGTCTTCGTTCAGCCATTTTTTTAGCTGATGCGGTGTTCATCCTGTCTTTTAATAAAAGCAGTTTTTCATAAAAATGGTTAATGGTGTGCCCGGTGTTTTTTTTATATTCCGCGAAACTCTTATGCATGACCGGTTTTTCATCAGGGTGGTACATCAAACGGTTTTTATGCCCACCATAGGCAAAAGTACGAGCGATACCCATTGCCCCAATAGCATCGAGGCGATCTGCATCCTGCACCACTTTTCCTTCAAGTGTTTTCATCGGGGTCGATACACCGGCACCTTTGTAAGAAATTGTAGCTATGATTTCAATGACTGGATCGATCACATTACGATCGACATGATTTTCTGATAGAAATTGTTCCGCCATCTGCGGGCCTTTGGTGTCATCCCCATCATGGAATTTCCAGTCAGCAATATCGTGTAGAAGTGCAGACAACTCGACAATGAGTGAATTAGCTCCTTCTTGTTCAGCCAGCTTTTTGGCAAGGTTCCATACCCTGTAGATATGCCACCAGTCATGACCGGATCCTTCTCCCGCAAGCTTATTTTCTACAAACTGACAAGTATTATTTATAATTGTCATCGTAAGACTTATTTTTAAATAAACCCAGCTTTATCGCTGGTGAAGGCCACATTCTTTATGTTCCGGGTTTTCCCACCACCAGCGCCCGGCACGTATGTCTTCTCCGGGTTCCACGGGTCGTGTGCAGGGGGCACAGCCAATGCTGGGATAATTCCTTTTATGCAGTACATTGATGGGCACGTTATTCTCGGTGATATAGTTCATCATCTGTTCCTCGCTCCACTCTGCAAGCGGATTGATTTTGATCAAAGGGGGATGGTCGGCATCTTCCATGACTTTTGGTATATCTGTTCGTGTGACTCCCTGTGATCGCCTGATCCCGGTGACCCAGGCTTTCAGTCCGCTCAACGCTCTGTTCAGCGGCTCTACTTTACGGATATGACAACATTCCTTGCGGTTTTCCACGCTTTCGCGAAATGAGAAGAACCCTTTTTGTCCAATTAAATCTTCAACTTTCTTATTGTCTGGAAAATAAGTTTTAACTTCGAGTCCATATTTGGTGCGTACCCGTTCCATCAGCTCATAGGTTTCTTCGTGAAGTCTTCCTGTATCCAGGGTGAAAATGGTGATTGGGCCGCCGAGTTTGGAAATCATATCAATGAGTACCATGTCTTCCACTCCGAAACTGGAAGCCAGACCGGCTTTGAGGCCGTAATTGTCCATGCTCCAGCGCAGCAGTTCTTCGGGTGATTTGGTTTCAAAATCTTTCGGGTCTATGGTCATAGTGGTGTTGTACTTGACAGGGTAAAAGATAGTTTATATAAAGCGGAGAGCCTCCGCAGGCGTTATGTTCATCCTAAGCTTTCGTGCCCCGCAGGGGTATTACTTATAATGTCTTTATTTGCAGGCAAACAATTTCTCGACTTTATTTAAGGTTATTTACATCATACTTTTTCATGCTCATGCAGAAAAATCAAGTTCAGAAAACTTATAATAAATTTTTCATCCAGAACCCCTGGCAAAACCTAACGATGAAAATCCTACTATTTTTTATTGCCATATTTTTTGCGGTTCCTTTTTCCGGTGAAACAGGAATTCTGGAGCAGGTAGAAAAAGAACTGGTAGAACTGGCTGACAAAGTTCGCCCGGCGGTGGTTAGTCTGTCTCCCTATGTAGCAAAGGATGCTATCAGGGAAGGACTTCCTAACAAGGGCAGGCCCGCAAATGCCGGAGCAGGGGTTGTATATAATGCCCAAAAAGGCCTTGTCGTTACCAATAGCCATGTAGTTCGTAATGTTAACAAAATCAAGGTAACCTTTAAGGATGGCAGGGAGATCATTGGAGATGTATTGGGGGCTGATGAAGACACAGATCTCGCAGTGGTTCATGTGTCGACTGATATACCGCTTGCGGAAGTAGATTTTGGCGACTCAAGCAAAGTACGTATTGGCCAGCTTGTGGTTGCTGTGGGCAATCCTTACGGACTCAATGACACCACCACTTTTGGAATTATCAGCGGTCTCAAGAGGGAAAACGTCAATCTCTCCCGTTATGAAGACTTCATACAAACAGATGCCTCTATCAATCCGGGAAACAGTGGTGGTCCGCTACTCAACATAAAAGGTGAAGTGATAGGTATCA
Proteins encoded in this window:
- a CDS encoding iron dicitrate transport regulator FecR encodes the protein MEKLEILHKSSDLIRKSRRTLFLTSAGMSADSNIPTFRDKDGYWKNFPPFKEKNLEAQDLASPWAFRNELPHAWAFYEWRRRNAEENQPHEGYRIINKWLETQDGFIHTTNTDGMHLRSGCPADRILEVHGSMWRLQCLNTCTYQFWDELSVPLCDLNTSTMKASNYPVCKSCTGIARPHILMFGDGEYIGHPEQEGSFKRFLQEPVDLVVLVGSSGAVPTNDYIAVQLQRQGTPVININLDSSSNSIVNTDLFIQMKGKEAFTELHRITFGSTD
- a CDS encoding HD domain-containing protein: MTIINNTCQFVENKLAGEGSGHDWWHIYRVWNLAKKLAEQEGANSLIVELSALLHDIADWKFHDGDDTKGPQMAEQFLSENHVDRNVIDPVIEIIATISYKGAGVSTPMKTLEGKVVQDADRLDAIGAMGIARTFAYGGHKNRLMYHPDEKPVMHKSFAEYKKNTGHTINHFYEKLLLLKDRMNTASAKKMAERRHQFMQVFLDQFYEEWDGKA
- a CDS encoding phosphoadenylyl-sulfate reductase, whose translation is MDPKDFETKSPEELLRWSMDNYGLKAGLASSFGVEDMVLIDMISKLGGPITIFTLDTGRLHEETYELMERVRTKYGLEVKTYFPDNKKVEDLIGQKGFFSFRESVENRKECCHIRKVEPLNRALSGLKAWVTGIRRSQGVTRTDIPKVMEDADHPPLIKINPLAEWSEEQMMNYITENNVPINVLHKRNYPSIGCAPCTRPVEPGEDIRAGRWWWENPEHKECGLHQR